The following proteins are co-located in the Actinomycetota bacterium genome:
- a CDS encoding C4-type zinc ribbon domain-containing protein: MRGMDRLLDLQATDSSIDRLEHRRGQLEAGEDLAIARKQMEDAESRLGELRLALDSVASQSSRFEHDIESIGRKLDDEQKRMYDGSIANAKELEALQHEITNLKERRSRAEDEVLELMVRREEMDARTSKATEEVAAARARVDEVGGDAARELDDIARNLDELRATRSELTNQIDEELLELYDDLRRQKKGIGAAAIVDGVCQACHEKLSAMELDRLKRDDGIKRCEYCRRIVVFA; the protein is encoded by the coding sequence ATGCGCGGGATGGACCGACTGCTCGATCTCCAAGCCACCGATTCCTCGATCGACCGTCTCGAGCATCGCCGCGGGCAGCTCGAGGCGGGCGAAGACCTGGCGATCGCCAGAAAGCAGATGGAGGACGCCGAGTCGCGACTCGGCGAGCTTCGCCTCGCGCTCGACTCGGTCGCCTCGCAGTCGTCTCGATTCGAACACGACATCGAATCGATTGGCCGAAAGCTCGACGACGAGCAAAAGCGCATGTACGACGGGAGTATCGCCAACGCCAAGGAGCTCGAAGCGCTCCAGCACGAGATCACGAACCTGAAGGAGCGACGGTCTCGCGCCGAAGATGAGGTGCTCGAGCTTATGGTTCGACGTGAGGAGATGGACGCCCGCACATCGAAGGCGACGGAGGAGGTCGCGGCCGCTCGTGCGCGCGTGGATGAGGTCGGCGGTGACGCGGCGAGAGAGCTGGACGACATAGCCCGGAACCTCGACGAACTTCGCGCGACGCGCTCGGAGCTCACCAACCAGATCGACGAGGAGCTGCTCGAGCTGTACGACGACCTCCGTCGACAGAAGAAGGGGATCGGCGCCGCGGCGATCGTCGACGGCGTGTGCCAGGCGTGCCACGAGAAGCTTTCCGCGATGGAGCTGGACCGGCTGAAGCGCGACGACGGCATCAAAAGGTGCGAGTACTGCCGGCGGATCGTCGTCTTCGCGTGA
- the mscL gene encoding large conductance mechanosensitive channel protein MscL, whose protein sequence is MLAEFKKFVMRGNLLELAVAFILGVAFATVVTAFTNIILSFIAAIFGAEVSFDHLTFTLNDTPIPYGAFLTAVVSFLIIAWVLFLLVQAYNRLNAPTEEPKNTKPCEYCQTEIPINAVRCPNCTSQLVTAGS, encoded by the coding sequence ATGCTTGCTGAGTTCAAGAAGTTCGTGATGCGCGGCAATCTCCTCGAGCTGGCCGTGGCCTTCATCCTGGGAGTCGCATTCGCGACCGTGGTGACCGCGTTCACCAACATCATTCTGAGTTTCATCGCTGCCATCTTCGGCGCCGAGGTGAGTTTCGATCACCTCACGTTCACCTTGAATGACACGCCGATCCCGTATGGAGCGTTCCTCACCGCCGTGGTGAGCTTCCTGATCATCGCGTGGGTTCTGTTCCTTTTGGTCCAGGCGTACAACCGGCTGAACGCACCGACTGAAGAGCCGAAGAACACCAAGCCTTGTGAGTACTGTCAGACGGAGATCCCCATCAATGCTGTGCGCTGTCCGAACTGTACGAGTCAGCTCGTGACGGCCGGCTCGTAG
- a CDS encoding ribonuclease HI family protein: MIVACDGAARGNPGPAGIGVQITDTNGAVLAEVAEGIGVATNNVAEYTAAIRGLERVAELGATDVLLRSDSRLLVEQLSGRYRVKNPTLQRLHARVRSLAAGFRAVRYEHVPREENIEADRLANDGVDAWLAGAGATWSRPPRSPGLLEGEEERT, encoded by the coding sequence GTGATCGTCGCGTGTGACGGTGCCGCGCGGGGCAATCCGGGCCCCGCCGGCATCGGCGTTCAGATCACCGACACGAATGGAGCGGTTCTTGCCGAGGTCGCCGAAGGCATCGGCGTGGCCACGAACAACGTCGCCGAGTACACGGCTGCGATCCGCGGGCTGGAACGCGTTGCAGAGCTGGGCGCGACCGATGTGTTGCTGCGTTCTGACAGCAGACTGCTCGTCGAGCAGCTCTCGGGCAGATACCGAGTGAAGAACCCCACGCTGCAGCGGTTGCATGCTCGCGTACGGTCGCTCGCCGCCGGATTCCGAGCCGTTCGGTACGAGCACGTTCCACGCGAGGAGAACATAGAGGCCGATCGACTGGCGAACGACGGCGTGGATGCGTGGCTCGCCGGAGCCGGCGCTACGTGGTCACGTCCC
- a CDS encoding intein-containing Rv2578c family radical SAM protein: MPEQLFEIARRTFDTPEFRGIEFIEAECKTIINQVPGNYLPFKYTINPYRGCSHACEYCQIGETPILMGDGRTKPLADVEVGDEVYGTVAGDKYHYYVKTRVLAHWSTVKTAYRITLVDGTELVASGDHRYLSNRGWKYVTGSEQGPDQRPHLTLRNKLMGTGRFAIQPIHDTHYRYGYLCGMIRGDGHLSTDAAFSSTRVANQFRLALVDLEALRRTREYLTEFDIATREFLFQEAVGARKALSAISASGRTRVYAIEDICSIPTNPSDSWRKGFLAGIFDAEGSYSCGILRIANTNAIVIERLVHCLRRFGFRFRLEVKKRKNPVVYVCVLGGVREHLRFFHTVDPAITRKRSIDGQAIKSNAPLGVEAVEPLGVDLPMYDITTGTGDFIANGVVSHNCFARPTHTYLDMNAGKDFESKIVVKVNAPDVLRRQLGAKKWKGEGIAMGTNTDPYQRAEGRYKLMPRIIEALSDYRNPFSILTKGTLILRDLDRLVEAANVTEVTTAFSIGTLDEDVWRTSEPGTPHPKARMEAVAALNEAGIPCGILMAPVLPGISDRPDQLRAVVVAAIDAGATHVSPILLHLRPGVREEFMPWLAETYPDLVPRYEQMYRTPYGPPGDRNALGDAVGDLIRELGGTRPAPERPRRWRTSERPRGEKAEQLELL; the protein is encoded by the coding sequence ATGCCCGAACAGCTCTTCGAGATCGCCCGGCGGACGTTCGACACCCCGGAGTTCCGCGGGATCGAGTTCATCGAGGCGGAGTGCAAGACGATCATCAATCAGGTCCCGGGCAACTACCTGCCGTTCAAGTACACGATCAACCCGTATCGGGGATGCTCGCATGCTTGTGAGTACTGCCAGATCGGTGAGACTCCGATCTTGATGGGAGACGGCCGAACGAAGCCTCTCGCCGATGTGGAGGTGGGAGACGAGGTATACGGGACCGTGGCTGGAGACAAGTACCACTACTACGTCAAGACGCGCGTGCTCGCCCATTGGTCGACAGTGAAGACCGCGTACCGAATCACATTGGTAGACGGAACTGAGCTCGTTGCCAGTGGTGACCATCGCTATTTGTCGAACCGAGGTTGGAAGTACGTAACCGGATCGGAGCAGGGGCCCGATCAGCGACCGCACCTCACTCTGAGGAACAAACTGATGGGCACCGGCCGCTTCGCGATCCAACCGATCCACGACACGCATTATCGATACGGCTATCTCTGCGGAATGATTCGCGGAGACGGCCACCTATCGACTGATGCGGCATTTTCATCTACTCGTGTGGCCAATCAGTTTCGTCTCGCGCTCGTCGATCTAGAGGCGCTCCGGCGAACACGTGAGTATCTGACCGAATTCGACATCGCTACGCGAGAGTTCCTCTTCCAAGAGGCGGTCGGCGCAAGGAAGGCGTTGTCTGCGATTAGCGCCTCAGGCCGCACCCGCGTCTACGCAATCGAGGATATTTGTTCGATCCCGACCAACCCATCCGATTCCTGGCGCAAGGGATTCCTTGCCGGAATCTTCGACGCTGAAGGCAGCTATAGTTGCGGCATCCTGCGTATCGCAAACACCAATGCGATTGTGATCGAGCGGCTTGTTCATTGCTTGCGTCGGTTTGGGTTCCGCTTCAGGCTGGAGGTAAAAAAACGAAAGAACCCTGTCGTCTACGTCTGTGTCCTGGGTGGTGTACGCGAGCATCTTCGCTTCTTTCACACCGTAGATCCGGCTATCACGAGGAAGCGTTCGATCGACGGCCAAGCTATCAAGAGCAATGCGCCGTTGGGAGTCGAAGCCGTCGAACCACTGGGTGTCGACCTACCGATGTACGACATCACCACCGGCACCGGCGACTTCATCGCGAATGGAGTCGTGAGCCACAACTGCTTTGCCCGACCGACGCACACGTACCTCGACATGAACGCGGGCAAGGACTTCGAGTCGAAGATCGTCGTCAAGGTCAACGCACCCGATGTTCTGCGTCGTCAGCTCGGCGCCAAGAAGTGGAAGGGCGAGGGCATCGCGATGGGCACGAACACCGACCCGTATCAGCGCGCCGAGGGCCGATACAAGCTGATGCCCAGGATCATCGAGGCGCTCAGTGATTACCGGAACCCGTTCTCGATCCTCACGAAGGGAACGCTGATCCTGCGCGACCTCGACCGGCTCGTCGAGGCGGCGAACGTCACGGAGGTCACGACGGCGTTCTCGATCGGGACGCTCGACGAGGACGTTTGGCGCACGAGCGAGCCCGGCACGCCCCACCCGAAGGCTCGCATGGAGGCCGTCGCGGCCCTGAACGAAGCGGGCATCCCGTGCGGGATCCTGATGGCGCCGGTCCTTCCGGGCATCTCCGATCGTCCTGACCAACTCCGAGCGGTGGTTGTCGCCGCGATCGATGCGGGCGCCACGCACGTCTCGCCGATCCTGTTGCACCTGCGGCCTGGCGTGCGCGAGGAGTTCATGCCGTGGCTCGCAGAGACCTACCCGGACCTCGTTCCCCGTTACGAGCAGATGTACCGAACGCCGTACGGACCGCCCGGCGACCGGAACGCGCTCGGCGATGCTGTCGGCGATCTCATTCGCGAACTCGGCGGCACGCGGCCGGCGCCGGAGCGCCCCCGCCGGTGGCGAACCTCGGAACGCCCTCGTGGAGAGAAAGCCGAACAGCTCGAGCTCCTTTGA
- a CDS encoding histidine phosphatase family protein yields the protein MSIWLVRHGETEWTLSGQHTSRTDLPLTVEGELQAVAMGKLLADHRFDAVLSSPMQRAVNTAKLAGFGDRVQTNDALTEVDYGDYEGLTTNEIWDKAPGWELFREGSPGGETPQQIEHRINALLGEIQTLGPSVLLFGHGHCMRAIGARFLGLPITFGTHLRIDPSSVSILSHERDGPAIVVWNRRVPTRAVVVAEAAMRARN from the coding sequence ATGTCGATCTGGCTCGTTCGACACGGCGAGACGGAATGGACACTGTCGGGTCAACACACGAGTCGAACCGACCTCCCGCTCACCGTCGAAGGAGAGCTCCAGGCCGTCGCGATGGGCAAGCTCCTCGCGGATCACCGCTTCGACGCGGTGCTGTCGAGCCCCATGCAACGCGCCGTCAACACGGCGAAGCTCGCGGGCTTCGGTGACCGCGTGCAGACGAACGATGCGCTGACGGAAGTCGACTACGGCGACTACGAAGGACTCACGACGAACGAGATCTGGGACAAGGCTCCCGGCTGGGAGCTCTTCCGAGAAGGCAGTCCAGGCGGCGAGACGCCACAGCAGATCGAGCACCGCATCAACGCGCTGCTTGGGGAGATTCAGACGCTCGGCCCGAGCGTGTTGCTGTTCGGCCACGGCCACTGCATGCGGGCGATCGGCGCTCGGTTCCTCGGGCTCCCGATAACGTTCGGGACTCATCTCCGGATCGACCCGTCGTCGGTATCCATCCTCTCGCACGAGCGCGACGGCCCAGCGATCGTCGTCTGGAACCGACGCGTCCCGACGCGCGCCGTCGTCGTTGCAGAGGCAGCCATGCGAGCGCGGAACTGA